From the genome of Dyella jiangningensis:
TACGGCGAGTGAATGGCCGACGATCCAGAGCGCGATACCAGGAATCCACAGTTGCAGGCCCAACCCAACCGCGCCGGAAAGCGTGCCGTTGGCAATCGCCACGGTGCGCGGGGCGCCGCCCATCAGGATCGGCTCGGTCAGCGAGCGATGCAGCGGCACCTCGAAGCCCGGCAGGTCATTGGCCGTGCTCATACGACGGCCCCGCCGGAGAAGCTGAAGAACGACAGGAAGAAGCTCGATGCCGCGAACGCGATGGACAGGCCGAACACGATCTGAATCAGCTTGCGAAAGCCGCCGCTGGTATCGCCGAAGGCCAGTGCCAAGCCGGTCGAAATGATGATGAGCACCGCGACGATCTTGGCGACCGGCCCCTGGATCGAATCGAGGATGGATTGCAGCGGCGTCTCCCAAGGCATCGACGAACCGGACGCCTTCGCCGTGCCGGCCGCCATCGCCATGACGACGGCCGACAGCAGGCCGTGGTGCGCCGGCCGGGCCAGACGGCGCAGGCGCGCGAGGATGGAAACCGAATTTACGGGAAAACGGAAAGCAGCGACGTGCATCTGCGTCATGGCAGTTCTCCAGCGTGGTCAGGGGATGGGAGAGGCAGCGGTAGCTCG
Proteins encoded in this window:
- a CDS encoding VirB3 family type IV secretion system protein, translating into MSTANDLPGFEVPLHRSLTEPILMGGAPRTVAIANGTLSGAVGLGLQLWIPGIALWIVGHSLAVWGARVDAQFMQVFARHLRHKPLLDV
- a CDS encoding TrbC/VirB2 family protein, with the protein product MTQMHVAAFRFPVNSVSILARLRRLARPAHHGLLSAVVMAMAAGTAKASGSSMPWETPLQSILDSIQGPVAKIVAVLIIISTGLALAFGDTSGGFRKLIQIVFGLSIAFAASSFFLSFFSFSGGAVV